The following are from one region of the Osmerus mordax isolate fOsmMor3 chromosome 1, fOsmMor3.pri, whole genome shotgun sequence genome:
- the ppp1r16b gene encoding LOW QUALITY PROTEIN: protein phosphatase 1 regulatory inhibitor subunit 16B (The sequence of the model RefSeq protein was modified relative to this genomic sequence to represent the inferred CDS: inserted 1 base in 1 codon), with protein sequence MASHQELLSELQQLDKAPSLERLRAAQKRRSQQLKRWALYEKDMQSRKRRADRKRNQAAAERRKHVSFAASVALLEASARNDPEEVQFLYKSNLSLSLSLSLSLSPLPQCCIDNYEEMVKILLGRGASVNXQDNELWTPLHAAATCGHAGLVKILILHGADLLAVNSDGNMPYDLCEDDPTLDIIETAMANRGGYNQEMINETRASLERRMLGDIQELLKQGEELNQQDSQGATLLHIAAANGYVQATELLLEGGASMDLRDCDGWQPLHAAACWGQMHVAELLVSHGASLNAKTHLEETPIDLCEDEEFRNILLDLKHKHDIIMKSQLKHKTSLCRRTSSAGSRGKVVRRASLSDRHNMCRKEYETEAIVWRGGREEQGKEEGKEEGKEERKEERKEERKEERKEKEPELESSLTGRPTERAKPQKILKDGAKPNGLLVVTTTSTPAPTPTNGEAPCLDSRGVASPSSSEEAWPKERAQTLSELKKQRSAAKLLSHPLLNGHLGNGSPDSAPEVNSSPEDSRMPLVSSNGSTVYYTPASGDPPILRLKQPVEEVEPGRRTCCCVS encoded by the exons ATGGCCAGCCACCAGGAGCTGCTGTCTGAGCTGCAGCAGCTGGACAAGGCTCCCAGCCTGGAGCGTCTCCGTGCGGCGCAGAAGAGGCGGAGCCAGCAGCTGAAGAGGTGGGCGCTGTACGAGAAGGACATGCAGAGCAGGAAGCGGCGcgctgacaggaagaggaaccagGCGGCGGCCGAGCGGAGGAAACACGTGTCGTTCGCTGCCAGCGTGGCGTTGCTGGAGGCCTCGGCACGCAACGACCCGGAGgagg TCCAGTTTCTCTATAAGAGTAA tctctctctctctctctctctctctctctctctctcccccctcccccagtgttGTATAGATAACTATGAGGAGATGGTGAAGATCTTGCTGGGGAGAGGAGCCAGTGTGA GCCAGGATAACGAGCTGTGGACTCCCCTCCACGCCGCGGCCACCTGTGGCCATGCAGGCCTGGTCAAGATCCTCATCCTGCA CGGGGCGGACCTGCTGGCGGTGAACTCAGACGGGAACATGCCCTACGACCTGTGTGAGGACGACCCCACACTGGACATCATAGAGACAGCCATGGCCAACCGAGGTGG GTATAACCAGGAGATGATCAACGAGACACGGGCGTCGCTAGAGCGAAGGATGCTGGGAGATATCCAGGAGCTGCTgaaacagggggaggagcttaACCAGCAGGACTCCCAGGGTGCAACACTG ctccACATCGCAGCAGCCAATGGCTACGTCCAGGCTAcagagctgctgctggagggaggagccagCATGGACCTGAGGGACTGTGATGGATGGCAGCCTCTCCATGCTGCTGCCTGCTggggccag ATGCATGTAGCAGAGCTGCTGGTATCTCATGGTGCCAGTCTGAACGCCAAGACCCATCTGGAGGAGACGCCTATAG acttgtGCGAAGACGAGGAGTTCCGGAACATCCTGCTGGacctcaaacacaaacatgacatcatcatgaagtCTCAGCTCAAACACAAGACGTCGCTCTGCAGACGCACCTCCAGCGCAGGCAGCCGCGG gaaggtgGTGAGGAGAGCCAGCCTGTCGGACAGACACAACATGTGTCGGAAAGAGTACGAGACGGAGGCCATCGTGTGGCGAGGAGGgcgggaggagcaggggaaggaggaggggaaggaggaggggaaggaggagaggaaggaggagaggaaggaggagaggaaggaggagaggaaggagaaggagcccGAACTGGAGTCCAGCCTGACG GGGAGGCCCACTGAGAGAGCCAAGCCTCAGAAGATCCTCAAAGACGGAGCGAAACCCAACGGCCTCCTCGTCGTCACGACGACGTCCACCCCCGCTCCGACACCCACCAATGGGGAGGCTCCGTGCCTGGACAGCAGGGGAGTGGCCTCCCCGTCGTCCTCAGAGGAGGCGTGGCCTAAGGAGCGCGCTCAGACGTTGTCGGAACTCAAGAAGCAGAGGTCGGCGGCCAAGCTGCTCAGCCACCCGCTGCTCAACGGTCACCTAGGAAACGGATCGCCTGACTCCGCCCCCGAAGTCAACAGCAGCCCTGAGGACTCCCGCATGCCCCTGGTCTCATCCAATGGCAGCACGGTTTACTACACGCCTGCCAGCGGAGACCCGCCCATCCTCAGACTGAAGcagccggtggaggaggtggagcctgGCAGGCGcacctgctgctgtgtgtcgtAG